The stretch of DNA CCCTTGGAATGCTTGTGAATGAGTATCTGAGCTGGTTCATGAGTTTGCTGTATTCCCCTTTAAATTTGTGGAACACTGCCACATCTAATGGCTGGAACAGATGAGTTAAGTTTGGGGGTAGGCAGAGCAGCTCTATTCTGTTTCTTTTTGCAACATCTATAATGTCAGGTGAAAGATGTGAGACTAAGTTATCCATGATCAAAATAACTGGCCTTTGCCTTCCACAGTGTGATATAAACAAATCCTTAAACCATGTAAGGAATAGATCCCCGTTCATATAGCCTTTCTTTGAGAGTTCTAGCATCTAGTCTCTAGGTAAACCATCAAGATTACGGGGCATGTGTTTGGCAACTATAAGCATCAATGGCAAACAATTACCTGCTGCAGAAATAGCCATATTAATAGATAGATGACCTCCGCCCGCATTCATAATCTCTTGATATGGATGCTGTGAGCTTTTTATAAGAACCTTTCCTCTAATTACCTCCTTTCCACTATACCTGTCTCATCACAGTTAAAAATACATTCTGGTTTGTCTTTAAGTCCCAGGCTATCTATTGTACTTTCTAATAAGTCATAATACTCCTCAATGTCTTCTCTTGTCACTTCCATTCTTGGATTGGATGCTTTGTCTGGTTTTCGAAGTTTTATCTCTGGATGTCGCTTTCTAAATCTCTGGCACCACTTGTCACTTGGTCCTTTGTTCTTGTCTATCTGTGTATCATGATCTTTTCTCCTCAAAATTGCAGTGGCAAATTTTTTCAGCACCATAATAGTGAGAGGTCTCCCTATATCTGCCatatatttaatgtaattaaTGAGGGATTGTTCTTCTGCCATAGTGAGGGACAGTTTCCTTCCTGGTCTTGTTGTACATCCTCGGAGGCGACCTTTACTGTAGTCATACAGTGTTGTTTTGGGGACACCGTAAAGTCTTGCTGTGGCTGATAAACTTTTCCCTCTATTGACAGCCCTAACTGCAGCTATTAAATTAGTTTGGTCttgtttttggtctttttttctttgaCATCTACAAAAGAAGAGAAAATTAGATTTGCATTTCATACCTTTTCAAGACTCAAATGATGTTATTATTTAGTTGCATGGTACTAATTTTTCATAATTGTATATCTAGACACTCAGATAGGCTTGACATTTACCACATATTTTTTCTGATTTCTCTGTTATCAAAATTGCAAAATCATGTTTTTTCGTTATTTGTTTAGTTAGTACAGCTTTTTATAAAGGTACACATTCAAATCTTTCCTTCATTCATCCCCATAAAGTGACGTACATTATTTTCGGAGTCCTTGGGACTTTTCTATAAAGTTATTGTTTACTCTTTTGACAATGTTTAGGGTCACCGGAGTCGGGGAAAACGTTAATTTTGGGGTTATTTCGGCAAACTACAGGTCACACAGCATATGAATAGAATCAGGagatatttttctttctatatatagACAAAAGAAGGCTAAGTACACTTACATTCttttaatgtaaattctaggaAGTCGTGATTTTCTTTCGATGTTTACAAAATGACTTTTGTCGTCGTCTGAAACATCTACCAAGTGCGCATGCATTAAATTTCACGATTACACGAGCATTTTAGTGGGGTTTAtggttatataaatatttatttattattatgcaTAGAAATTATTTCAGAGGCCAAACATTCaaaatcgttcgtaattgtgtccagTCGTAATTGCGTCCGTTGGGGCTATATGTCCGGAACACTCACATTAAATTGTTGACATCACggatatatactgtacatgcaatttataagatgtgagaaaaagaatatatacaaatgaacgatagATATACTTGTTTCATGATAAAATGCAAGTGTTGATAAACCATGTGCCTTGAAAGTACTTAATTTGAGcctttaatttatagtttttaacatttttagctataagaaatgtgtataatcactcgataaaaaaaggacacagtcgaaaaagcccggactgctctcgaaaaaacccggacatGAAAAACTGAATTTGGTCTCAAAATGTcgttattataggattaaacacattttttctagaggttattgatgtgtaaaccggggcaattaactcacaaactgatatatacacatcaataacctctagaaaaaatgtgtttaatccttataattcttcagcgaAACATACGCcattattaatttaaattatttgtttgacggctactatatttaccatcaaaagcacaatggcatgtcgtaactaaggagtacgccgccatcttgactttccaaaaaacataaatgtccgataaatgcatcagaatctaaaatgaaatagcacctacctcaaaaacttcattttaattagatgttatccgaatttgaagcgtacacgtaacgaaataatctttccctgAAAAATTTTCATTCGtgtgacgtcgtgttttgccatgacgtaaattcgccaaatccttccTGAAATTTCgcgtaattttattaaaattttatttttatacatttcgcatttatttattattttttttgttatatatgcattcGAATTGAAACAACTGttatgcaaattgttttaaaatctcaatttgctgaaaatcccagtatccttgcaagaatgtgtatcgcgcatgaatagattacgaaagtagtttcggaaacatggtttatcgaagtgtaaaccaagagaaaaattccAATTgtccaatccaattcaagtatttatagatatgcaaatgaaataagatttatggtttttagaaagttaagatggcggcgtactccttagttacgacatgccattgtgcttttgatggcaAATATAGCAGCcatcaaacaaataatgtaaattaataatcGCGTATGTTTGGTTGAAGAATtttaaggattaaacacattttttctagatgttattgatgtgtaaaccggtaAAACCTttggacttttattcagtttgtgagttaatcgccccggtttatacatcaataacctctagaaaaaatgtgtttaatcctgtaatatatatttagtcttatttttgtcttaaaaagtatcatatgttcggagaCATTTCACCACGAAGATGAGCATTTGTAGAGTAGTGACTTAAAAAGCATTagacagtcaatgtacagagaaagaataaaacttattgctttgctgaatataaGTAAAGATATGCCAAtagagaagaaaatagaagcttttgCTGATCATGATTTATCCACATATGTTGATGACTTAGTGCTTTGTTCCCACCATGCGCATGGGCTTTATTATTATTAGGAATTAATATGAACTGCTTatgcatataatttttttatcatctttcaatgtttgtgtttttggacaatgaagtgaagttacaagctactacatacattaaattggtaAGTACCAATGTATCAGCAGTAAAAAGAAGATATAAtccagaaaaggaaacatttgccatGTAAACCTTGTATATCAAACTCAAGCTGCTATATCACGTCTTGttagaaaagaagtctgtttgtttacattttgtatcatattcattgaaaaaagtggtcacactcgaaaaagccaaatcaaatcactcgaaaaaccacgatcctagccggacactatacctaccgtggaTTTCATATAACTTATTTTGGAGTGAAGTTAAAAAAGGGGCTTACAAATAATTAAGAATTTATATAATTATAGCTATTGACCAAGCAAGTAGGTTTATAACATTTTATCTGTACGGCTCGGGTGACCCTatttaacccgaacgacgtaagAGTTCGACTTACAGGGTCATCCCCCACCGTGCAGATTAAATGCAATGCCATATATTCCTACTTGATTCTCCAATGATACATGACGCCATCAATTTACATTAACGTTTTGGAAATATGCGGATGATATTCCGCAATTCACGGCTTTTCGGTAGGAAAGTTTCTTGGGCGAAATACGTCTTTATGCAGTAAAAGTTGGtaagtttaaaaacattaacttatttttttatattaaggcTTCTTCCTAAAGTGTAACACTATTTGGAGAATTACAATTAAATGTTAGATTGTTTTTGGCATCGTTTCTGTTAAAATTCACAATTATAATATcaattatgtaaaatatattcttttgtagaaaaatattttGCCATCTAGATGTCCTTATTTTTGTCacagtttgccatttgattgctGTGTTATTGACGTATAATCTACTAGTACATTTCCTACAGTTTGGTGTACTTTTAAATTGATGCGCGGAAAATCATTACTGAAAGGGTTATTGAGTATAGAATAATTGCTTTTCTTTCCCTCAATCATATGCTTAGGAGATATGTAACTACATGAACAAATGTTCAgtaaaaaaacctaaaaaatgttttcaattttcaactaATCCCCGCTCCACCTAAAAAAAAGGTTTTTCTTCAGTATCATATTTTTAACATAGCGCATCCTGCTATTTTGGCACAAACTTTAATCCGATCCCCAAAATAGTCACTAAATTAAAaagttgtaataaattccattgagtCTAAACCTAATCCGAATCAGATTTTATATATTTGGATATTCTAAAATACCTTTCTTTTTTGGcagacattataaaaaaagtaaaaaaaaatatagcgttaTAAATTCTgttctgactttaaaacacttatttaagatttaaattgtacacaaaatattaaaaaaatgttccaagttcaataaaaataaaagaaataagataaaaaagaatgaaattgtTTCCATATCTTATATTTTGAtactacgatgtttgtacaaagttGTTAATTGATCAACTATGTCGTAACTTCAAGGCAGGTGTCGGTTTCTGAGATGGGAGCGAATATGTGGTCCACCCTTGGATTGTACAGTGTGTtatagtccgtttgacttctataaatattcagaaaataattctaaaaaatTCCATTTTACAAATAGATATTCTATTCTTGATGTATCTTAACGTATGATATATACGAGCTCTgactatgaatatcataattttgaaccaataataaaaaaatgtactcattaggtctctatgttacttctatttttttaatattaactaACACTGagacaccaagtccgagtgggataactattttacatcccagttgactttagacgaaaaaccataaatacaattcataaaatctagtttagaactcCACACAACCAttacaatatactttatatattactatatgattttTACGGTAACCCTTCATGACCCCCCCAACACGGTGAGTAGATATAAACAATATCAACTcgcccacttgccaatcggcccacactgtatcgcccactcttgtttaccgactcgcctcacttttgaaaaagtgtaaaatcaaattgaacaatcagtctgaaaactcacttattaacgaaaaaggttaaaaccccactgaataaaggtatGACacctcgccccacttataaaaatatcttgcttcctttaagtatgtcaaattactattaGTTAGTTTCCAGTCGTCCTGGTAAAGTGGTAGGTGTCATGGcctgatatgctaaaggtcttgagttcgaatcccagcatatacactggattttttctacgtgaattttgatagatagtcgtTTCCGTAGATtaaatataagttttatagtggatttgacattcccaccaaaatgatacagaacaaaggaaagcatgcataacaaagaaactcaaactggggtgatctggtaagGACGATctggctcagatcacccctgatAGAACAAAGGAGCTCGGATGTAAGTGTTGAGATCTTACAAAACATGtcagcatttttgcgcctgtcccaagtcaggggcatTTGGCCcgtttgttagtcttgtatgctttttaattttagtttatttatatgttttggagttcagTTTGACGTCCATCTTCACTTAACtagtacaaaattttaatatagtGGCCAGCTGAGGATCATCTCCGTGTGCGGGTTTTCTtactgcgttgaagacccattggtggctttcggttgttgtctgctcttttgtctagttgttgtctttttgacatattccacatttccattctcaattttatttgttttgatgcgACATGTCTTCAAATCTTAGTACAGTAGAAAATAAATAGAGGGAAATGGGGGAAAGTTAAAGATTGAAAAGTAAAACTTTTTTCTTCTGTTtactttaaaagaaatatttttaaatcaggTACATCTATCCTCGGTTCATCTTTTTCTAAGCATATTATTAAGGAAAGAAATGCAATTAATCTATACTCAATAACCCTTTTAGTTATGATTTTTCGCACACCAATTTAAAAGTACACCAAATAGAACTAAAACTGTAGGAGATGTAGGTTATACGTCAATAACACaacaatcaaatggcaaaaacaaaataagTACATCTATAAGCAATATATATAATAGAGTTTTTAACAACAGATACATAATGTAGGTGTCTACACGGATAATATATCAATTTCTAAATCGTCACTAAGGAGTAGAGACATTAAGGCCTAGTTTTGGcccatgaaaatgaaaatttgataaccatttcaaattggcatataatatttagaaatgcatagggtgaagaaatataaatgaaaaacatacagACTTTTATCTGACAaagtcacaattacgtcataatatatactgtttttcacaaaaaggatgaaaaatacagaatttatgcagttttctatctttatttccgtTGTGGAAAAATcctgcgcagccaagaaacaacaaaataatttaacagaagctttattataactattggcataatctcaccaaatataaagttgtttcctGGGTGCACACGTACTTTTTAATCTAAAATAtactcaaaatttgaaaaacaagaaagtcacaaaatttaaacaaaatatgcaaattaagtcatgatttgttgccatggtaacttgttcgatgtcaaatttgttatgtttttcttagtaccttataccttagtcaagttttcagttattttagaatatgtatgataatttttcaatttgCAGCAATTTTTGGACCAAAtcagggccttattgcccctactcctattcatttttacttcatttcatgctacttttgattttacagttaataatatttcttgtgGTGAACTCCGGAGATTAATAAAAGAAACCTattaataaaaaacataaaacaaacacacacTTAATCCACCCCATTTTTATTGCCATTTAATACAAAGTTTgaataaaatgtcaaataaaatcaacaatgaaatgaatagttcattagcctaaatatgatcctttagcaatgatagacaaatacaaaatgtgtatattaaaTGCTATCACCAGCTAGATTGTCCAATGCTTAGAACGACACAAGGAACAACATTGTAATATCttgattaatattcatattttccacTTTTAGACACTCTTTTATTGAAAGGAAGTTATCATGGTGTTTAGTTGCTGTATGACCAATTATTATATTTGCATAATTAGGCATAATGAATAATACAAGATACAAGACAGATAGATAATGAAATATCTAAGATGTATACTCATTTAAGAACACACATACATCGCatattatacaatatatgtatgtacGTCTCAATTCGAATTGAGatgtacatacatatatttttaacatttattctTCTTCCTAAAGTGTAACACTATTTGGAGATTTTCAATCAAATTGTAAGATGTTTTTTGGTATAGTTTCTGTTAAAATTCACAATTTTGATATCAATTAGTGACGATTTAGAATTTGACATATTatgtaaaatatattcttttttagaaaaatattttgccATCTAGATGTCCTTACTTTTGTCacagtttgccatttgattgctGTGTTATTGACGTATAATCTACTAGTACATTTCCTACAGTTTTGTGTACTTTTAAATTGATGTGCGGAAAATTATTTATGAAAGGGTTATTGAGTATAGAATAATTGCTTTTCTTTCCCTCAATCATGTAACTACATGAACAaatgttcagtaaaaaaaaattaaaatgtttaacttTTCAATTTTCAACTAATCCCCGCTCCACctaaaaaaagatttttcttcAATATCATATTTTTAACATAGCGCATCCCGCGGTTTTGGCACGAACTTTAATCCGATCCCCAAAATAGTCACTAAATTAAAAAGTTGagtgtaataaattccatttagTCTAAAACTAATCCGAATCAGATTTTATTGATATGGATATTCTAAAATACCTTCCTTTTTGGCAGACATTATAAACAAAATAGCTTTATAAAAAAGTGCTTTAAACCTGCTtcattgtaccatgtgactttactcatttaaataactgTGGTGATGTGATTACTGAGCTTTCTGTATGCATGATTTTGTATTCTATTGCATACAGAAAGCGCAGTAATCACATTACCAGAGTCATAGGGGCAGTGTTGAGAtcttaaaaaacatgtttaaacctgcctgcatttttgcgcctgtcccaagtcaggagcatctggcccgttgttagtcttgtatgttttttaattttagtttatttatatgttttggagttcagtttgatgtccattttcacttaactagtacaaaattttaatatagtGGCCAGCTGAGGATCATCTCCGTGTGCGGGTTTTCTtactgcgttgaagacccattggtggctttcggttgttgtctgctcttttgtctagttgttgtctttttgacatatttcccatttccattctcaattttatttgttttgatgcgACATGTCTTCAAATATTAGTACAGTAGAAAATAAATAGAGGGGGATGGGGGAAAGTTAAAGATTGAAAAGTAAAACTTTTTTCTTCTgtttacttaaaatatttttaattcaggTACATCTATCCTCGGTTCATTTTCTCTAAGCATATTATTAAGGAAAAAAATGCAATTAATCTATACTCAATAACCCTTTAAGTTATCATTTTTCGCACACCAATTTAAAAGTACACCAAATAAAACTGTACGAGATGTAGGTTATACGTCATTAACACAACaattaaatggcaaaaacaaaataagaacatCTATAAGCAATATATATAATAGAGTTTTTAACAACAGATACACCATGCAGGTGTCTACATGGATAGTATATCAATTTCTAAATCGTCACTAAGGAGTAGAGACATTAAGGCCTAGTTTTGGCCCTTGAAAATGAAAGTTTGATAAccatttcaaattggcacataacatttagaaatgcatagggtcaagaaatataaatgaaaaacatacagACTTTTATCTGACGAAGTcacaattccattctcaattttattagttttgATGCGACATGTCTTCAAATATTAGTACAGTAGAAAATAAATAGAGGGGGATGGGGGAAAGTTAAAGATTGAAAAGTAAAACTTTTTTCTTCTgtttacttaaaatatttttaattcaggTACATCTATCCTCGGTTCATCTTTCTCTAAGCATATTATTAAGGAAAGAAATGCAATTAATCTATACTCAATAACCCTTTAAGTTATCATTTTTCGCACACCAATTTAAAAGTACACCAAATAGAACTAAAACTGTAGGAGATGTAGGTTATACGTCATTAACACAACaattaaatggcaaaaacaaaataagaacatCTATAAGCAATATATATAATAGAGTTTTTAACAACAGATACACCATGCAGGTGTCTACATGGATAGTATATCAATTTCTAAATCGTCACTAAGGAGTAGAGACATTAAGGCCTAGTTTTGGCCCTTGAAAATGAAAGTTTGATAAccatttcaaattggcacataacatttagaaatgcatagggtcaagaaatataaatgaaaaacatacagACTTTTATCTGACGaagtcacaattacgtcataacatgtactgttttcacaaaaaaaggatgaaaaatacagaatgtATGCAGTCTTCTATCTTTATTTCCGTTGTGGAAACATTCttcgcagccaagaaacaacaaaataatttaacagaagctttattataaccattggcataatctcaccaaatataaagttgttacTTGGTGCGCAcgtactttttcaatctaaaaactactcaaaatttgatgaaaaaacaaggaaatcacaaaatttaaacaaaatatgcaaatcaagtcatgatttgttgccatggtaacttgttcgatgtcaaatttgttttgtttttcttagtactttataccttagtcaagttttcagttatataagaatatgtatgataacttttaaatttgcagtaatttttgggccaaatcagggccttattgcccctactcctacTATAAAAACTGTGAAAAGATTTAACAGAAACGGTGTACAGTAGACAACACAATTTGGAGGTGAGGGGGGTTAAAGATTGAAAAGAGAGAG from Mytilus galloprovincialis chromosome 2, xbMytGall1.hap1.1, whole genome shotgun sequence encodes:
- the LOC143061997 gene encoding uncharacterized protein LOC143061997, translated to MAEEQSLINYIKYMADIGRPLTIMVLKKFATAILRRKDHDTQIDKNKGPSDKWCQRFRKRHPEIKLRKPDKASNPRMEVTREDIEEYYDLLESTIDSLGLKDKPECIFNCDETGYMNGDLFLTWFKDLFISHCGRQRPVILIMDNLVSHLSPDIIDVAKRNRIELLCLPPNLTHLFQPLDVAVFHKFKGEYSKLMNQLRYSFTSIPREKVPHVVKFALNAMCPQDYITAFRRAGIRPVNRSMVLESGKQALRSRQEIENPGTLVDIGIIPEALIDIFPVCPEKSKTKRSTCKGARLITADKQTDQENPYNP